A stretch of DNA from Nitrosophilus labii:
ATTATGATGGATATGGCGAATTTGGTGGTATAGACGCTTATGCATGGCTTGCGTATGCCAATGGGCTTGTTCCGGAGATCAAATCGTTGGAAGAACTGAAAAACTCAGATCAGGACGCAATAAGGGGTAAAGGAATAGATCTGTTTTTCTCAGATGAAAAACCGGAAGATTATAAGCCTATAAAAATTGTTGCTTTATCTGAGTATGACGGTGAGCCATACTGGGCACTTGCTGCTTCTGAAGATTGCCCATGGCAAGGTTACTTTTATGATGAAGAAGATGAAGAAAATTAACAATGGAGGTAAAAATGGAGATAATAGAATATACTTTGCCTGCAAATTGGGCAAGTGCATTAATCAATGATGATTATACCGGACTTGAGGATGAAGAAGAAAAGCAGCTGCTTGATTTCCTTGAAAAAACTGTTGAAGAGCGTGGTTATGGACATTGGAGCTTGAACGATAATGAACCATTGTTTTATAAGTTTCATGATGCGAGACCTTATGGTGTTTTAGCAGCGGATTGTCTCAAGTTCGAATGGGTAAAAATGAAGTGAATGGAGGATAAAATGAAGGTAATGAATGCAAGTGGCAGATTGATCGATCCATTTAATCTTCAGCCGGAAGATTTTGATCCGAGAATTATTGCCCAGACTCTTAGCCGGGTTTGCCGGTTCTGGAGTCAGACAAGTGAGTTTTATTCCGTAGCACAGCATTGTTTGGTTATGGAATCTCTTTTTGATGATATAGAACTTAAAAAATGGGCACTTGGGCACGAAATCTTTGAAGGTTTGACGGGGATGGATATACCTTCCCCTATAAAACATTCACCGGCAATGGAATCGTATCGTAGAGCTGAAGAAAGGGCATTGGAGCAATTGGCAGATATCTATGGATTGCCAAAGCCAATGCCAAAGGCTATTAAACTCTACGATAAAAGATTAATGGTTACTGAAGCTTTACGCTTTATGAATACCGTTAACTTTGATTGGACTCAAATTGCTGATCCTTTACCCTTAAAGGTAATAGGAAAGCCTTTGTCGATGGCAGAAGCGCAGCAGCAATTTTTAGTCAGATGGTATGAGTTATTTGAAATGTAGTTAATATTATTGCCCCTCTTGGACGGGGGCAGCTTTATTTGTTACCGGCGAATACGCCAAGGCCAAAAGGCTTTAGGTCGGTAACAGCCTTCTATGCTCCTTCTGATGTGTGGTTGTCTGAGTATTCTACGGAATATTGAGATCACCACACATCAAATTAAAGGAGGAGCATATGAAGGCATATAATGTGGTGGTAGAAGTTGCAAGAGGTATTATAATTGATGTTGTCTACGCAAGAAGTAGACAAGAGGCATTCAAGAGGTTTGTTGAAGAACATTCAATTTGGGATGTTTATTCTTGTGTAATAGATGAAATGAAGTAAATGGAGGTAATGGAGATGTTGGTACATACTAAGAAAAATCAAGATAAAACTATAATGATTGGTAATAGTGTTGTAGTCGGGCTTAACAAAAAGCCTTCAAAAGTTTTTTGCCTCTTTTTGACTGATATATACGAGTCAAAAGATGGGGCATTATTGTATGGTATCTTCACAGATAAGGCTACGGCTGAGAGAGCAGCCAGGGATAATAATCTTTATATGAAATATGACAAGGTTATTATCAAAGAGGTTGTTTTAGATAAATTTGTAGAAGATGCCATATAGGAGTTTAGTATGTGGGTTAAACAATTAAGACTTTTAAACAATCCAATATGGATATGGATTGGATCTTCAAAATCAGAGTATAAAGATGTGAGGGTTGAGGAACATCCGAATCAACTTCACATCGATTTTAATTATATGCAAATGCAGTTCGTTTTGTAATGGAGGTAAAGGTTAAGAGGGGATGCCCCTCCTTGGCCTTTTTAAAGCTCTTTACGGAGAGTTTTAGAAAGGCATTTTAACTTTTTGGGATCTTAAACCCCATTTCTTTGGCCAGTTTTTCCCGGAACTCTTTAAATCCTTCTTCTATCTTTCCTAATGCTTCTAAATTGCTTACCTCTACCAGCTGCACAATGCCATTTACAAAATTTGATTTGTATACAATTTTTGTTTTTTTATTAACAACATAATCGTCATAGCCATCTAAAAATTCATATTCTTTGGAAAACCTTTCACTATCTACATTAAAAACCTTATTTTCCATCTTTTTCCTTCATTAAGCATATTGATATTTATAGCCTTTTCTAATTTTTTGTTTGATTATTTTGTCATATTGAGCTATTGCTTCATCAAATCGAGCAAAATAGTTTTTTCTGATCCCAGTTGGTCCTTTATAGCGAATATTTCCGTATTCCCTTTCAAGTATATAATCCCCAAATAAGGTCAAAAAGAGTTCTATCCTGTAATAACGGATATTTCCCTTTTTAGTTTGCCTTATTAGGGATACCCTTTTCATTTGCTCTCTTTTTAAAGATCCTCAAGGATTTTTTTCTTGAAATCTTCTTCAAATAATTTGTCAATAGCCTTTTTTATGACATGGCTCATAACCTCACCCAGGGATACATTTTCCCCTATTTCATCTTTATATATCGGTATCATTGTTTCAAGGCGTTTATATGTTCTTTTATCAAAATCTATTCTTTTATTGATAAGATCTGCTTTTTTTCCGTTGTTGTCTGCAAGCTCACTTACTATTTCGCTTATTTGTTGTTCTCGTGAAGTGTCTTGTTTTTTAATTTCATCCATTTTTATCCCCTTTGTTTTTTGATACTAAATGTATCGAAAAACTTTTACCAAAACCGGAAGTTGCCTGAATAATGTTATTTTCCTTATTATAAGGAGAATATTCAACTTTTTTGAAATGTTCAGAATAACATTCAATTACTAAAGCATCGTCCGGTAAATGTTTAATTTTTTTATAGGTTTTATCATGCAAAATTGCATATTCAACAGCTTCTTTGTCTGTTGCAAAAGGACCTTTGCTAAACCAATACGGCATATTGTCAGCTCCGTATTCAACGAGGTTTTCAAGTTCCTTTTTTACCTCACCGACTGTTTTGATTGCAGTAAGTATGTTATCCATATTAATCCTTTTTATTCTTTATTTTTATCTTTGCATCTTCAAAATATTTAAGCAAACCATAGCAATTGTCTTGAGATAAATTCCAAGCAAGTTCTTCAAATCTTCTTGCATCGAACTCTAAAATGACTTTTTTATTATCTATATCTTTATTATCATATAAATATTTCCAAATTCCACTAATTCTTTTTTTCCCAATTTCAAATGACAACACCTTGACTCTCCTATCTTATTTTTCATAATTTTTTGGAAAACATATTGCTTTAAGTTTATTGTCTTTAGGTAATGTTATAAAAGGTATAGCATAGTTTCTACCGTAAGCTCCTCTCTCTTCACCCCAATCTGCTATATAATCAATCCAGTATCGTCCACTATCAAATACTACCAGCTCTTTATCGTTTAAACCCTTTATTATATCTTTACTTGGCAATATCATGCCTTTATTGGCACAAAAGCGCTTAGCCTCATTCCATGTCATTTTATCGTTTGCTTCTATTGTTATATCATATATATCAGCATATAGAGTTGTTGAAAGCATTGTTATATATAAAGCAATTTGTTTTTTCATTATAGCTCCTTATATGTTTATATCATTATTATATTAAATTAAAAGCAATAAATCAAGACAAATATTGATTTACTTCACTAAAGATAGTATAATTATTAAAAGTATTACATAACTTATTGCAAAATAGAAGAGCTTTTTAAATGAATTTAACGATTTATATCCATATTTTTATATTACATACCATACGGTATGAAGTATAAATTAGCAAATTTGAAAGGATTTTGGTATGAAACTTGATTCTGGTGACTTTATCAGGGATTTAGAAAGATGGTTTAAGGCATATATGGCTCACATTAAGGGGCTATCATATTCTAATAATACAATACAGTTATATAATAGGGCAATAGAACAATTTATAGAGTATAGCAGGGGCTTTCAAGATGAAATGACGATTAAGGATGTAAAAGGTGCTTATATAACAGGTTATCTTGCATATATTGATGATATAGCAAAAATAAGCGGTAAAAAGTCATTAAGTGGCAAAGGACTATCTAAATCAACAAAACAAACTTATTTAAAGGCAATTAGAGGTTTCTTTATCTTTATAAGCGATAACAATGATGATCTTTATACATTTGAAAGATATTTAAAAAATATTCGTATTGCAGACAGCTCCAAAAAAGAAGAGAAAATGGAATACCTCACCGAAGAAGAGGTTGGACGGTTGCTGAGTACATTGGAGAGAGAAAAGGCCAAAAAGGATAATTATAATATATATAGGAATGCGTTACTTATAAAATTGATGCTTTATGCCGGTTTGAGGATCAGTGAGGCTTTGAAAATGAAAATAGGAGATTTTGAAGATATTGATGATAAAACCTATCGGATTAGGCTTGAAGCAAAAGGGGGTAAAGAGCAGTTTGCATATATTGGGAAAAACCTTATTGAAGATGAGCTTGAATATTTTAAAAAAATTGCTGAACTTAAAAAAAACGAACCAATAATGATAACCAGGAGAGGGAAACTGCTTAATAGGCAGAATGCTTTTAAAATTGTAAATAGGATCTATCGGCAAGCCAATATATTTAAGCAAGGATTGCATCTTTTGCGTCATACATTGGCCATGCGTTTAACAAAGAGAGGAGTTGATCCTATCAGGATTCAAAAAATTCTAAGGCACTCCAATATTAATACAACACTGATCTATGCAAGAGCAGAAGAGAGGGATATTATTGAATCATTGGAGAATTTTTGAAAGTTATGAGTAGAATATATAAATATAATTCAAGAAGGAGAATACTTTGCGATTAAGTATCAACGTTGGAAGCAAAATAAGAGAGTTAAGAAAAAGTCTTAAAATTTCTCAGGCTGAGCTTGGGGAGAGGATTGGTGTTAAGCAACGTACAATAAGCGCTTGGGAATCAAACCAAAATGAACCGCCACTTGATGCATTACTACAAATGTAATTATTCAAATATAATTTCACCAAAT
This window harbors:
- a CDS encoding WGR domain-containing protein yields the protein MKRVSLIRQTKKGNIRYYRIELFLTLFGDYILEREYGNIRYKGPTGIRKNYFARFDEAIAQYDKIIKQKIRKGYKYQYA
- a CDS encoding helix-turn-helix domain-containing protein, which translates into the protein MRLSINVGSKIRELRKSLKISQAELGERIGVKQRTISAWESNQNEPPLDALLQM
- a CDS encoding tyrosine-type recombinase/integrase codes for the protein MKLDSGDFIRDLERWFKAYMAHIKGLSYSNNTIQLYNRAIEQFIEYSRGFQDEMTIKDVKGAYITGYLAYIDDIAKISGKKSLSGKGLSKSTKQTYLKAIRGFFIFISDNNDDLYTFERYLKNIRIADSSKKEEKMEYLTEEEVGRLLSTLEREKAKKDNYNIYRNALLIKLMLYAGLRISEALKMKIGDFEDIDDKTYRIRLEAKGGKEQFAYIGKNLIEDELEYFKKIAELKKNEPIMITRRGKLLNRQNAFKIVNRIYRQANIFKQGLHLLRHTLAMRLTKRGVDPIRIQKILRHSNINTTLIYARAEERDIIESLENF